One window of the Equus caballus isolate H_3958 breed thoroughbred chromosome 2, TB-T2T, whole genome shotgun sequence genome contains the following:
- the GJB5 gene encoding gap junction beta-5 protein yields the protein MNWGSFEGLLSGVNKYSTAFGRIWLSLVFIFRVLVYLVTAEHVWSDDHKDFDCNTRQPGCSNVCFDEFFPVSHVRLWALQLILVTCPSLLVVMHVAYREAREKKHQEAVGQDGGRLYLNPGKKQGGLWWTYVCSLVFKASVDATFLYVFHSFYPKYTLPPVVKCHAAPCPNSVDCFISKPSEKNIFTLFMIITAAICILLNLVELGYLVSKRCRECLAARKTQGAGVGHRQDCATSFRKQDDLLSDDLIFLGSEAHPPLLPNRPRGHVKKTIL from the coding sequence ATGAACTGGGGGAGCTTCGAGGGGCTCCTCAGCGGGGTCAACAAGTACTCCACAGCCTTTGGGCGCATCTGGCTGTCTCTGGTCTTCATCTTCCGTGTGCTGGTGTACCTGGTGACGGCTGAGCATGTGTGGAGTGACGACCACAAGGATTTCGACTGCAACACCCGCCAGCCGGGCTGTTCCAACGTCTGCTTCGATGAGTTCTTCCCCGTGTCCCATGTGCGCCTGTGGGCCCTGCAGCTCATCCTGGTCACGTGCCCCTCGCTGCTCGTGGTCATGCACGTGGCTTACCGTGAGGCTCGGGAGAAGAAGCACcaagaggcagtggggcaggATGGGGGGCGACTCTACCTGAACCCCGGCAAGAAGCAGGGTGGGCTCTGGTGGACGTACGTCTGCAGCCTGGTGTTCAAGGCCAGTGTGGATGCCACCTTCCTCTACGTGTTCCACTCGTTCTACCCCAAATACACCCTCCCTCCCGTGGTCAAGTGCCACGCAGCTCCGTGTCCCAATTCGGTGGACTGCTTCATCTCCAAGCCCTCGGAGAAGAACATCTTCACGCTGTTCATGATCATCACGGCCGCCATCTGCATCCTGCTCAACCTCGTGGAGCTGGGCTACCTGGTGAGCAAGAGGTGCCGAGAGTGCCTGGCAGCGAGGAAAACCCAGGGCGCAGGCGTGGGCCATCGCCAGGACTGTGCCACCTCTTTCCGCAAACAGGACGACCTCCTCTCAGACGACCTCATCTTTCTGGGCTCAGAGGCTCACCCTCCTCTTTTACCCAACCGCCCTCGAGGCCACGTGAAGAAAACCATCCTGTGA